In Scomber japonicus isolate fScoJap1 chromosome 7, fScoJap1.pri, whole genome shotgun sequence, one genomic interval encodes:
- the nppc gene encoding C-type natriuretic peptide produces the protein MNLSYLVACGLMVTLLSVRMGAKPLSQAQQKSLRSLLGEELAEFLESEERERRLDAVRSRIRLLRDLRMDTRARGMWARLLNDQPGSRRHKSGTKKGGSTTRSGCFGHKMDRIGTISGMGC, from the exons ATGAACTTGTCGTACTTGGTAGCTTGTGGACTTATGGTCACCCTGCTTTCAGTGAGGATGGGGGCAAAACCTTTATCTCAGGCACAGCAGAAG TCTCTTAGAAGTTTGCTGGGGGAGGAGCTGGCAGAGTTTCTGGAGtcggaggagagggagaggcgGCTAGACGCTGTGCGCTCTCGGATACGGTTACTGCGAGATTTACGCATGGACACCCGGGCCAGAGGGATGTGGGCTCGGCTCCTTAACGACCAGCCCGGATCCAGGAGACACAAATCGGGAACCAAGAAAGGGGGGTCCACGACACGGAGTGGCTGCTTCGGACACAAGATGGACAGGATAGGAACCATCAGTGGCATGGGTTGCTAG